A window of the Dickeya dianthicola NCPPB 453 genome harbors these coding sequences:
- the moeB gene encoding molybdopterin-synthase adenylyltransferase MoeB, with translation MSNIVDGIDSIHSISIDELKDSDDFLLIDVRESHEYLDGTIPKALTIGRGFLEIELKKRKIELDRPIVLFCASGLRSRYAALNLMLLNYSNIYSLQGGFEAWKAQGNQIEYPLLLSENDKKRYARHLSLQDIGSDGQLKIMQAKVLVVGAGGLGSSCLLYLAAAGVGEIAIVDHDVVDLSNLQRQVIHNEKMLKKKKVDSALHTLRALNSEITINTIDERVTPENIDALIDGYDVIVDCTDNFNARYIINDSAVAAGKPVVSAAVFRFSGQVMTRSTNQAPCYRCIYPEAPPAELAPSCTENGVIGVIPGMLGIYQANEVLKIILGIGDCLNGKLLKIDMLSNQHQLLTTKKRPGCQCHNN, from the coding sequence ATGAGTAACATAGTCGATGGAATTGACAGTATCCATTCAATATCAATAGACGAATTGAAAGACAGCGACGATTTTCTTTTGATTGATGTAAGAGAAAGCCATGAGTATCTTGACGGTACTATTCCCAAAGCACTGACTATCGGGCGTGGCTTCTTAGAAATAGAGCTAAAGAAAAGAAAAATAGAATTAGATAGACCTATAGTACTCTTTTGTGCAAGTGGCTTACGCTCCAGGTATGCTGCATTAAATTTAATGCTACTTAATTATTCGAATATCTACTCCCTTCAGGGTGGGTTTGAAGCATGGAAAGCGCAGGGGAATCAAATTGAATACCCTCTGCTCCTTAGCGAGAATGATAAAAAACGTTATGCAAGACATCTGTCTTTACAAGACATCGGTTCCGATGGCCAGTTAAAAATTATGCAAGCAAAAGTACTGGTTGTCGGTGCTGGAGGGCTCGGCTCATCATGCCTACTGTATCTCGCAGCAGCCGGCGTTGGTGAAATTGCCATTGTCGATCATGACGTTGTCGATCTGAGCAATTTGCAACGGCAGGTCATCCATAACGAAAAAATGCTGAAAAAGAAAAAAGTTGATTCGGCATTGCACACATTACGGGCACTCAACTCTGAGATTACGATTAATACTATCGATGAGCGAGTCACACCGGAAAACATTGATGCATTAATAGACGGCTACGATGTCATCGTAGATTGTACCGATAATTTTAACGCCCGGTACATTATTAATGATTCAGCCGTCGCAGCGGGGAAACCCGTCGTTTCCGCGGCCGTATTTCGTTTTTCCGGGCAGGTGATGACACGTTCGACTAATCAGGCGCCTTGTTATCGCTGTATCTACCCGGAAGCCCCTCCCGCAGAATTAGCGCCATCCTGCACAGAGAATGGCGTTATCGGCGTAATTCCTGGAATGCTCGGGATATATCAGGCAAACGAAGTACTAAAAATCATTCTTGGGATTGGCGACTGTTTAAACGGAAAACTCTTAAAAATAGACATGCTCAGCAATCAACATCAGTTACTGACCACGAAAAAACGCCCTGGATGTCAATGCCATAATAATTAA
- a CDS encoding L-tyrosine/L-tryptophan isonitrile synthase family protein: protein MNIQRQGSRLNNADDFLMKAGAKEIALAIIEKIFAHRCLVEENEQDNCRYEDEVAPHLDTVIHAVNHQQPIVMILPAFPGKSPNRKKTLGHLPDYAELYALDNLHELCQEIRRVYQPGAVIGICSDGYVFSDVVRIPDSQVKAYTDMINDYCTKKYPGMFFMYDLIDTYPEIKDLDSLREELMIQHGTSLLALKNRVKEEPEAASMYKGVTRFLCEDYGGMDEFAGVSNAQIQKAARVAAYRVIQRSEAWSKHLEEKFPQAVRLSIHPQFRISKKIGIRLAPVNDRWRTPWHSVAVKRGADIYLENRSNVDERDYQLIFKSGRPFHYVSTQINDASAQINAE from the coding sequence ATGAATATTCAGAGACAAGGAAGCCGGCTGAATAACGCCGATGATTTTCTGATGAAAGCCGGCGCGAAAGAAATCGCATTGGCGATTATTGAAAAGATATTCGCCCACCGCTGCCTGGTGGAGGAGAACGAGCAGGATAATTGCCGCTATGAGGATGAAGTCGCGCCGCATCTTGATACGGTGATACACGCGGTGAACCACCAGCAACCGATAGTCATGATTCTTCCCGCCTTTCCGGGAAAGTCGCCGAATCGCAAGAAAACGCTGGGTCATCTTCCTGATTATGCGGAGCTTTACGCACTGGATAATTTGCATGAATTATGTCAGGAGATTCGCCGCGTTTATCAGCCTGGCGCCGTCATCGGTATTTGTTCCGACGGCTATGTATTTTCCGATGTGGTCAGAATCCCCGACAGTCAGGTGAAAGCTTACACCGATATGATCAACGACTATTGCACGAAGAAATATCCGGGCATGTTTTTTATGTATGACCTGATTGATACCTACCCGGAAATCAAGGATCTCGATTCCCTGCGGGAGGAATTGATGATTCAGCACGGCACGTCGTTATTGGCGCTGAAAAACCGGGTAAAAGAGGAGCCGGAAGCCGCCTCCATGTATAAAGGCGTAACGCGTTTTCTGTGCGAGGACTACGGCGGCATGGATGAATTTGCCGGCGTCAGCAACGCGCAAATTCAGAAAGCGGCCCGTGTGGCGGCTTACCGCGTGATTCAGCGCAGTGAAGCCTGGAGCAAACATCTGGAAGAGAAATTCCCGCAGGCGGTGCGTTTGTCGATTCACCCGCAATTCCGTATTTCCAAAAAAATCGGCATCAGACTGGCTCCGGTAAACGATCGCTGGCGGACGCCGTGGCATTCGGTGGCGGTGAAACGGGGCGCGGATATTTATCTGGAAAATCGCAGCAATGTGGATGAACGCGATTATCAGTTGATCTTCAAATCGGGCCGTCCTTTTCACTATGTTAGTACTCAAATAAACGACGCCAGCGCGCAAATAAACGCGGAGTAA
- a CDS encoding HAD family hydrolase, protein MSVNKAAIFDLDGTLVDTLPGIAFALRQALGELGVTPDPAFIVRAHIGGGSGNMLAAAARHHGIGDTAALSHRYHALYQTHCLHDTVCYAGVKELVVALKAQGVRLAVLTNKDDTLSNRILQALFLPDTFEQVYGARPDRPLKPDISGLQQVMAALGTTSEQCLYVGDTSIDVQTANRAGVCVAYVTWGYGDADNLADWQPNAVCHDVVQLTTCLRQHLARQESVSSR, encoded by the coding sequence ATGTCGGTAAATAAAGCCGCGATTTTCGATCTCGACGGTACGCTGGTCGATACCTTGCCCGGCATCGCGTTTGCGTTGCGTCAGGCGCTGGGCGAATTAGGCGTAACGCCGGACCCGGCGTTCATTGTCAGGGCGCATATCGGCGGCGGGTCGGGAAACATGCTGGCTGCCGCCGCCAGGCATCATGGCATTGGGGATACGGCGGCGCTGTCGCACCGCTACCATGCGCTGTATCAGACGCATTGCCTGCACGATACCGTGTGCTATGCCGGCGTGAAGGAGCTGGTTGTGGCGCTGAAAGCGCAGGGCGTTCGGCTAGCGGTATTGACCAATAAAGATGACACGCTGTCCAACCGTATCTTGCAGGCGCTATTCCTGCCAGACACCTTTGAGCAGGTATACGGCGCCCGGCCCGATCGGCCGCTCAAGCCGGATATTAGCGGCTTGCAGCAAGTGATGGCCGCATTGGGGACGACGAGCGAGCAGTGCCTGTATGTGGGCGATACGTCGATTGACGTGCAAACGGCAAACCGTGCCGGCGTTTGCGTCGCTTACGTGACGTGGGGATATGGCGATGCCGATAACCTGGCCGACTGGCAGCCGAACGCTGTTTGCCATGACGTGGTGCAATTGACTACCTGCTTGCGTCAGCATCTGGCGCGGCAGGAGTCGGTTTCCTCGCGCTGA
- a CDS encoding L-tyrosine/L-tryptophan isonitrile synthase family protein — protein MPDELNETAGKIAAIVKSYLVQTQHDRFEPEGRVFLEKQISAFLHAAEPVRFVLPGFPCKSPNIVDKSFGILPDYGDVISINRLESLAKAIQALYEPGCQVTILSDGTTFNDIVEVPDETRKEYNQQLRALIQSPYIEWTELGDFFPEARSDDDTRKALIKSAGLPYKGMADFIKRVGNHDELAATHDKICSYLYNDVRLNRQPQQSNEDYLNSVAEKAYQMMYRGQALSALVERAFPDAIRLSVHQYDNDGPKFTFGFADGLATVRQPWHSVPVLSASGNVSLLGHASVDKDRHVLVTYQGRPWVYVEAADASAGKFDYEVLKQPLFGLKIDDPQELGVEALSPAFLAFLSAQFGFVCIKGVQFERSEQLETFCQPFGEVFQWQFGAVHVVKPEEKPSGFVHSLEKTPIHWDLSMIRLDHEQVGGNPWFTAERFMLYCKTPPKKGEGSTTVVDGRIVMDMVGPAVVKKWEDVRITYNTPMTYFGGKPRNYPLVYAHPKTGKKAFRYQEGSDSELQKFTVEVEGISGPESQAFISELDRLVYDERCMIAHNWDQGDLLIIDNWLTLHGRLPMTEASRSRELWRVQVF, from the coding sequence ATGCCCGATGAGTTGAATGAGACGGCTGGCAAGATAGCCGCTATCGTAAAATCCTATCTGGTTCAGACGCAGCATGATCGCTTTGAGCCGGAAGGGCGCGTATTTCTGGAAAAACAAATCAGCGCCTTCCTGCACGCCGCCGAACCTGTCAGGTTTGTCCTGCCCGGTTTTCCCTGCAAATCCCCTAATATTGTTGATAAGTCGTTCGGCATTTTGCCGGATTATGGCGACGTGATTTCCATCAATCGTCTGGAATCGCTGGCGAAAGCGATTCAGGCGTTATATGAACCCGGCTGTCAGGTGACCATTCTGAGTGATGGCACCACCTTTAATGATATTGTCGAGGTGCCGGATGAAACCCGTAAAGAATATAACCAACAGCTACGCGCGCTGATCCAGTCACCTTATATTGAATGGACAGAGCTTGGAGATTTTTTCCCGGAAGCGCGCTCGGATGATGACACGCGCAAAGCGCTGATCAAATCAGCCGGATTGCCGTACAAGGGAATGGCTGATTTTATCAAGCGCGTCGGGAATCATGACGAACTGGCGGCGACGCACGATAAAATCTGCAGCTATTTGTATAACGACGTGCGACTGAACCGGCAGCCTCAGCAGTCTAATGAAGACTACCTGAACAGTGTGGCGGAAAAAGCCTATCAGATGATGTACCGCGGCCAGGCCTTGAGTGCGCTGGTTGAGCGGGCCTTTCCTGACGCTATTCGCCTGTCGGTTCATCAGTATGACAACGACGGCCCGAAATTTACCTTTGGTTTTGCCGACGGCCTCGCCACCGTGCGTCAACCGTGGCACAGCGTGCCGGTTTTGTCGGCGTCGGGGAATGTTTCCCTGCTGGGCCATGCCAGCGTTGATAAAGACCGCCATGTGCTGGTGACTTATCAGGGCCGCCCCTGGGTGTACGTGGAAGCCGCGGACGCCAGCGCCGGGAAATTCGATTACGAAGTACTCAAGCAACCGTTGTTCGGCCTGAAGATTGACGATCCGCAAGAGCTGGGGGTTGAGGCGCTGTCGCCGGCGTTTTTGGCTTTCCTGTCCGCCCAGTTCGGTTTCGTGTGTATCAAGGGCGTGCAGTTTGAGCGCAGCGAGCAGTTGGAAACGTTTTGCCAGCCGTTCGGCGAGGTTTTCCAGTGGCAGTTCGGCGCGGTGCATGTGGTGAAACCGGAGGAAAAACCAAGCGGGTTCGTACATTCGCTGGAGAAAACGCCGATACACTGGGACCTGAGCATGATCCGGCTGGATCACGAACAGGTCGGCGGCAATCCTTGGTTTACTGCCGAGCGTTTCATGTTGTATTGCAAGACCCCGCCGAAGAAAGGCGAAGGCAGTACCACGGTGGTGGACGGGCGCATCGTGATGGATATGGTCGGCCCGGCGGTGGTGAAAAAATGGGAAGACGTTCGCATCACCTATAACACCCCGATGACCTATTTCGGCGGCAAACCCCGCAATTATCCGCTGGTGTACGCGCACCCGAAAACCGGTAAAAAGGCGTTCCGCTATCAGGAAGGCAGCGATTCCGAACTGCAAAAGTTTACCGTTGAGGTGGAAGGCATCTCCGGGCCGGAGAGCCAGGCCTTCATCAGCGAGCTTGACCGGCTGGTGTACGATGAGCGCTGCATGATTGCGCATAACTGGGATCAGGGCGACTTGCTGATCATCGATAACTGGCTGACGCTGCACGGCCGGCTGCCGATGACCGAAGCCTCGCGCAGTCGTGAGCTGTGGCGGGTGCAGGTGTTTTAA
- a CDS encoding MFS transporter, whose product METVSPLKNPTFLCFWIGQIASSFAFQMLVVGIGWQMYDLTNSALNLGLVGLAQFLPQLALTLVAGHVVDQYNRRVIILCCRLLMAATILVLVLGNVTHTISAAMIYACSALLGATRAFEMPATQALLPNLIAPGLLSRAVALMASAREATVIVGPALGGLIYLIGATTLYAASVACFLMSFLVLLNLRYEYKALARTPVNLESLFGGMNFIRRNPVILGSISLDMFAVLLGGATALLPIVAKDILHTGPWGLGLLRCAPALGAVLMSVYLSRRPLTRHVGKIMFSAVAMFGAATIAFGLSTNLFLSLFALLFLGASDMVSVVIRSTLVQLETPDDMRGRVSAANSIFIGTSNQLGEFESGVTAAWLGVVPAIVLGGVGTLLVVALWMKYFPTLAQRQTLEAGERT is encoded by the coding sequence GTGGAAACCGTTTCCCCACTTAAAAACCCCACTTTTCTGTGCTTCTGGATCGGACAAATCGCTTCCTCCTTTGCATTTCAGATGCTGGTGGTCGGGATTGGCTGGCAGATGTATGACCTGACCAACAGCGCCCTGAATCTGGGCCTGGTCGGCCTGGCCCAGTTCCTGCCGCAGCTGGCGCTGACGCTGGTTGCCGGCCACGTGGTGGATCAGTACAACCGCCGCGTGATTATCCTGTGTTGCCGCCTGCTGATGGCCGCCACCATACTGGTGCTGGTGCTGGGCAACGTCACCCATACCATCAGCGCCGCCATGATTTACGCCTGCTCGGCGCTGCTGGGCGCGACGCGGGCCTTTGAAATGCCCGCCACGCAAGCGCTGCTGCCGAACCTGATCGCCCCCGGTCTGCTGTCCCGCGCCGTGGCGCTGATGGCCTCCGCCCGCGAAGCCACGGTCATTGTCGGCCCGGCGCTCGGCGGCCTGATTTACCTGATCGGCGCCACCACGCTTTACGCCGCCAGCGTAGCCTGCTTTCTGATGTCGTTTTTGGTGTTGCTCAACCTGCGCTATGAATACAAGGCGCTGGCCCGTACCCCGGTGAACCTGGAAAGCCTGTTTGGCGGCATGAACTTCATCCGCCGCAATCCGGTGATTCTGGGGTCTATCTCGCTGGACATGTTCGCCGTGCTGCTCGGCGGCGCCACCGCACTGCTGCCGATCGTCGCCAAAGATATCCTGCACACCGGCCCGTGGGGACTGGGGCTGCTGCGCTGCGCGCCCGCGCTCGGCGCGGTACTGATGTCGGTTTACCTGAGCCGCCGCCCGCTCACCCGCCACGTCGGTAAAATCATGTTCTCGGCGGTCGCGATGTTCGGCGCGGCCACCATCGCGTTCGGCCTGTCCACCAATCTGTTTCTGTCGTTATTCGCGCTGCTGTTTCTGGGCGCCTCTGACATGGTCAGCGTGGTGATCCGTTCAACGCTGGTGCAACTGGAAACGCCGGATGACATGCGCGGCCGGGTCAGCGCCGCCAACTCCATCTTCATCGGCACGTCCAATCAACTGGGAGAATTCGAGTCCGGCGTGACCGCCGCCTGGCTGGGGGTGGTGCCGGCCATCGTACTGGGGGGCGTCGGCACCCTGCTGGTGGTGGCGCTGTGGATGAAATACTTCCCGACGCTGGCCCAGCGCCAGACGCTGGAGGCGGGAGAAAGAACTTAG
- a CDS encoding zinc ribbon domain-containing protein YjdM, which yields MQQLPACPKCHSEYTWQDDAMFNCPECGHVWSTQGDGGAQEEGLVVRDANGNLLADGDTVTVVKDLKVKGSSSTLKIGTRVKGIRLVEGDHNIDCKIDGFGAMKLKSEFVKKN from the coding sequence ATGCAACAGTTGCCCGCTTGCCCGAAATGTCACTCTGAATACACCTGGCAGGATGATGCCATGTTTAACTGCCCGGAATGCGGGCACGTGTGGTCGACGCAGGGCGACGGCGGCGCGCAGGAAGAAGGGCTGGTGGTGCGCGACGCCAACGGCAACCTGCTGGCGGACGGCGATACCGTTACCGTCGTCAAGGATCTGAAAGTCAAAGGCAGTTCGTCGACGTTGAAAATCGGTACCCGCGTGAAGGGGATTCGTCTGGTGGAAGGCGATCACAATATCGATTGCAAGATCGACGGTTTCGGTGCAATGAAGCTGAAATCTGAATTTGTGAAGAAAAACTGA
- a CDS encoding GGDEF domain-containing protein, with product MSSYELFTPEYDILLSARNIAAQADMPAEVYRESLIMLAEHYQRLVRETHRLITRSDRAERELTRLNTQLHQLAVELEYKATHDPLTDVFNRSAIIDLVDHALEQDQAALIVLDIDHFKQVNDAYGHPTGDAVICALIARIRDVLQGKGSIGRVGGEEFTILLDGYTLMAAVDVAEHIHASLNYAALEALPQQKVTASFGVSWAPPHTGFDTLYSTADTALYQAKHQGRNRVEYMPIDAVS from the coding sequence ATGAGTAGCTATGAACTGTTCACCCCCGAATATGACATCCTGCTGTCAGCCCGCAACATCGCCGCACAGGCCGACATGCCGGCGGAGGTGTACCGGGAAAGCCTGATTATGCTGGCGGAACACTATCAGCGGCTGGTGCGGGAAACCCACCGGTTGATTACCCGCAGCGACCGCGCGGAACGGGAGCTGACCCGCCTCAACACCCAATTACATCAGTTAGCGGTGGAACTGGAGTACAAAGCCACCCACGACCCGCTGACCGATGTATTCAACCGCAGCGCGATCATCGATCTGGTCGATCATGCATTGGAGCAGGATCAGGCGGCGCTGATTGTGCTGGATATCGACCATTTCAAGCAGGTTAACGACGCCTACGGTCATCCGACCGGCGATGCGGTGATCTGCGCGCTGATCGCCCGTATCCGCGACGTATTACAGGGGAAAGGCAGCATTGGCCGCGTCGGCGGCGAGGAATTCACCATCCTGCTGGATGGCTACACGCTGATGGCGGCAGTCGATGTCGCCGAGCACATCCACGCCAGTCTGAATTATGCCGCGCTGGAGGCGCTGCCTCAGCAGAAGGTGACCGCCAGCTTCGGCGTCAGTTGGGCACCGCCGCACACCGGATTCGACACCCTGTACAGTACCGCCGACACCGCGTTGTATCAGGCCAAGCATCAGGGCCGCAATCGGGTGGAATATATGCCGATCGACGCAGTCAGCTAA
- a CDS encoding DUF1987 domain-containing protein — MTEIITTDNLHIAGTASTPTVDFRFDIHQLSLSGESYPENAAAFYGPLIERIQRYLQARLAITATQPTRIDVHVSLPYFNSSSTKMLFSLFNILDQAAQQQLPIALHWYYDQEDDIAEEFGQELHIDFSALEFHPHILE, encoded by the coding sequence ATGACAGAGATAATAACAACCGACAATCTCCATATTGCCGGCACAGCCAGTACGCCGACAGTGGATTTTCGCTTTGACATACATCAGCTTTCGTTGTCCGGCGAGTCTTACCCGGAAAACGCGGCGGCGTTTTACGGTCCCCTGATTGAGCGGATTCAGCGCTATTTGCAGGCTCGCCTCGCCATCACGGCAACGCAGCCGACACGCATTGATGTACATGTGTCGCTGCCCTACTTCAACAGCTCCAGCACCAAGATGCTGTTCAGCCTGTTCAATATTCTCGATCAGGCCGCGCAGCAGCAGCTTCCCATCGCACTGCACTGGTATTACGACCAGGAAGACGACATCGCCGAGGAGTTCGGGCAGGAGCTGCATATCGATTTTTCGGCGCTCGAATTCCACCCCCACATTCTGGAGTAA
- a CDS encoding SiaB family protein kinase, giving the protein MSETTYAEFIDLTQRQNIALCYVGYFSQNIICSLAETVRLQLEKNQVPPSVRRKLFSSFVEMVQNIIHYSASALTSEEQENEIRRGSVCIGFEAGKYFLVSANRVYPADAQTLRQRLEPLCAMTLDEIRLAYKASLREDIPASSKGADIGLLTVARDASEPLQFTFRSDATTGLSTFYLKAVI; this is encoded by the coding sequence ATGTCCGAAACGACGTACGCTGAATTTATTGACCTCACCCAACGGCAAAATATCGCGCTGTGCTACGTGGGGTATTTTTCGCAAAACATCATCTGCTCGCTGGCGGAAACAGTGCGGTTGCAGCTGGAAAAAAACCAGGTGCCGCCCAGCGTGCGCCGCAAGCTGTTTTCCAGCTTTGTGGAGATGGTGCAAAACATCATCCATTACTCCGCCTCGGCGCTCACGTCGGAAGAACAGGAAAATGAAATCCGTCGCGGCTCGGTGTGTATCGGTTTTGAGGCGGGAAAATACTTTTTGGTGAGCGCCAATCGAGTCTATCCGGCAGATGCGCAGACGCTGCGCCAGCGGCTGGAGCCGCTGTGCGCGATGACGCTTGATGAAATCCGGCTTGCCTATAAGGCCTCGTTGCGTGAAGACATTCCGGCGTCCAGCAAAGGCGCGGATATCGGCCTGTTGACCGTGGCCCGCGACGCCAGCGAGCCACTGCAATTCACCTTTCGTAGCGATGCCACCACCGGGCTCTCCACGTTTTATCTGAAGGCGGTGATTTAA
- a CDS encoding SpoIIE family protein phosphatase, with translation MSALPPQEHRLRFVSFPSARDLCITTPDVSPTTDNATVLHLFSRHKDLVSLPVVEEGRPFGLLNRHSFLSQMARPYYRELYDRKSCIAFMDKTPLIVEAAASLSDVADKAVVSGDRFLADGFIITENGRYLGIGLGIDLFRIVSDTHVRQHQHIVQSIEYASVIQGAMLTPSRQTLADTLKDWCLIWEPRDCVGGDCYAFRRDEHGWLAVLADCTGHGVPGAFMTLIFNSALEQALTQHRPDQPGRLLSGINRYIKDTLGQKSGYPGQTTASDDGCDALAVYVNTAEQTLSWASARMTAFLIDAQSGDLLTLDSDRMGVGYTNTPYDYSWPAFQRPLSPQDLFFSTTDGLLDQIGGERQIKFGKRRLQNLLQRVRELPMSALANQLLQHHHTWQGSQERRDDLTFWGFRHP, from the coding sequence ATGAGTGCCTTACCGCCACAGGAACATCGGTTACGCTTCGTTTCCTTCCCAAGCGCACGCGACTTGTGTATCACCACGCCGGATGTGTCTCCCACCACAGATAACGCCACCGTATTGCATTTGTTCAGCCGCCACAAGGATCTGGTTAGCCTGCCGGTGGTGGAAGAGGGACGGCCGTTCGGCCTGCTCAACCGCCACAGTTTCCTGTCGCAGATGGCCCGCCCTTACTACCGCGAACTGTATGACCGAAAAAGCTGTATCGCCTTCATGGACAAAACCCCGCTGATCGTCGAAGCCGCCGCCTCGCTGAGCGACGTGGCGGACAAGGCGGTAGTCAGCGGCGACCGCTTTCTGGCCGATGGCTTTATTATTACCGAAAACGGCCGCTATCTCGGTATCGGTCTGGGTATCGATCTGTTCCGCATCGTGTCGGACACCCATGTCCGCCAGCATCAGCACATCGTGCAAAGTATAGAATATGCCAGCGTAATTCAGGGGGCGATGCTCACGCCGTCCCGACAAACGCTGGCCGACACGCTGAAAGACTGGTGCCTGATCTGGGAACCGCGCGACTGCGTCGGGGGCGACTGCTATGCCTTCAGGCGCGATGAACACGGCTGGCTGGCGGTGCTCGCCGACTGCACCGGTCATGGCGTGCCCGGCGCCTTCATGACGCTGATTTTCAACTCGGCGCTGGAACAGGCGCTGACGCAACACCGCCCAGACCAGCCGGGCCGACTGCTCAGCGGCATCAATCGCTATATCAAGGACACGTTGGGCCAAAAGAGCGGCTATCCGGGGCAAACCACCGCCTCCGACGACGGCTGCGACGCGCTGGCGGTGTACGTGAATACCGCCGAGCAGACCCTCAGTTGGGCCAGCGCCCGTATGACGGCATTTCTGATCGACGCGCAAAGCGGCGATCTGCTGACGCTCGACAGCGACCGCATGGGCGTGGGCTATACCAATACGCCATACGATTACAGCTGGCCGGCCTTTCAGCGCCCGCTGTCGCCGCAAGACCTGTTCTTTTCCACCACCGATGGCCTGCTCGATCAGATTGGCGGCGAACGGCAGATAAAATTCGGCAAACGCCGGCTGCAAAACCTGCTGCAACGCGTCAGGGAATTACCCATGAGCGCGCTGGCAAACCAACTATTACAACACCATCACACCTGGCAGGGATCTCAGGAAAGACGGGACGATCTTACATTTTGGGGCTTCAGGCACCCGTGA
- a CDS encoding GNAT family N-acetyltransferase, whose translation MSIILIEDAQAEHIAAIRDIYAQHVLHSLATFETEPPDEAEMRQRWQKIHDAGLPWLVAIENQQVLGYCYLGGYRTRVAYRFTLEDSIYLHPDHLGKGIGKRLLSAALSRAEQQGYRQVISVVGNSANQASLQLHLSLGFERVGTLRSVGMKHGRWVDTVLLQRALGEGDAALPPA comes from the coding sequence ATGAGCATTATTCTAATTGAGGATGCCCAGGCGGAACATATCGCCGCTATCAGGGATATTTATGCTCAACATGTCCTGCATAGTCTCGCCACCTTTGAAACCGAACCGCCCGATGAGGCGGAAATGCGCCAACGCTGGCAGAAAATCCATGATGCCGGGCTGCCCTGGCTGGTGGCGATAGAAAACCAGCAGGTGCTGGGATACTGCTATCTGGGGGGGTACCGCACCCGCGTTGCCTACCGTTTCACGCTGGAGGATTCTATCTATCTGCACCCGGACCATCTGGGTAAAGGCATCGGTAAGCGCTTGCTGTCCGCTGCGTTATCGCGGGCGGAGCAGCAGGGATACCGCCAGGTGATATCGGTGGTGGGCAACAGCGCGAATCAGGCTTCGCTGCAACTGCATCTGTCGCTGGGGTTTGAGCGAGTCGGGACGCTGCGTTCGGTAGGCATGAAGCATGGGCGTTGGGTGGATACCGTGTTGCTGCAACGCGCATTGGGGGAAGGGGATGCCGCTTTGCCGCCTGCCTGA
- a CDS encoding LysR family transcriptional regulator, whose translation MHSNEIRYFLAVANTGSLSAASQQLFVAVSAISRQIHKLEARIGAPLFERHARGMVLTDAGQILENHVRKSMMDMECAIAEIQGLKAVRRTFVRVACTDGMAFDLLPGLFARFRQDNPAVTFFLQVGTAIQVSEMVRNGECDVAFQFSLSPERGVEVMASYPAPVLLLMRPDHPLADKTIQLADLHGFPLVLPQQGTTIRQLFDLSCRMSGTFLEPVLSCNNFSALYYFMQQTPDAVTACSHFSVLYRAREDGLLLKPVRSEPLTQRSLQVQTLAGKHRSAALSHFIAFIIDALDSEHARLAAEIGLEPMAFR comes from the coding sequence ATGCATAGCAATGAAATCAGGTATTTTCTGGCGGTCGCCAATACCGGCTCCCTGAGCGCCGCCAGCCAGCAGCTGTTTGTGGCGGTGTCGGCTATTAGCCGGCAGATCCACAAGCTGGAAGCGCGCATCGGCGCGCCGCTGTTTGAACGTCATGCCCGGGGCATGGTGTTGACCGACGCCGGGCAAATTCTGGAAAACCACGTGCGCAAAAGCATGATGGACATGGAGTGCGCCATCGCCGAGATTCAGGGGCTGAAGGCGGTGCGGCGAACGTTTGTGCGGGTCGCCTGTACTGACGGCATGGCGTTTGATCTGCTGCCGGGGTTGTTTGCCCGTTTCCGGCAGGATAACCCGGCCGTGACGTTCTTCTTGCAGGTCGGCACCGCGATACAGGTGTCCGAAATGGTGCGCAACGGCGAATGCGATGTGGCGTTTCAGTTCAGCCTGTCGCCGGAGCGCGGCGTCGAGGTGATGGCGTCTTATCCGGCGCCGGTGCTGCTGCTGATGCGGCCGGATCACCCGCTGGCGGACAAAACCATTCAGTTGGCGGACCTGCACGGGTTTCCGCTGGTGCTGCCGCAGCAGGGCACCACCATCCGTCAACTGTTCGATCTCTCCTGCCGGATGAGCGGCACCTTTCTGGAGCCGGTGCTCAGCTGCAACAACTTCTCCGCGCTGTACTATTTCATGCAGCAGACGCCGGATGCCGTCACCGCCTGCAGCCATTTTTCGGTGTTGTACCGGGCGCGGGAGGACGGGTTGCTGCTCAAGCCGGTGCGCAGCGAACCGCTGACCCAGCGCAGCTTGCAGGTGCAAACGTTAGCGGGTAAGCATCGCTCCGCCGCGTTAAGCCATTTCATCGCCTTTATCATCGACGCGCTGGATAGTGAACACGCGCGTCTGGCGGCGGAGATCGGGCTGGAACCGATGGCGTTCCGTTAG